The following DNA comes from Paraburkholderia sp. PGU19.
TGGCCGTCGAAGTCGGTCCGCCGCATGCGCGGATCGCCACACTCGACGGACTCGACGTCGATATCGCGCCCGGTCAGTTCGTCTGCGTGCTCGGCCCTTCGGGCTGCGGCAAGTCGACCTTGCTCGGCGCGATAGCGGGACACATCGCCGCGACACAAGGCACGATTGCCGTCGACGATGAAACCGTCGACCGTCCGCATCCCGAGCGCGGTCTCGTGTTTCAGCAGCACACGCTGTTTCCGTGGAAGCGCGTGATCGATAACGTCGCGTTCGGTCTCAAGATGAAGGGACTCGGCGCAAGCGAGCGGCGCAGGCAGGCGGCTGAACTGCTGGAACTCGTCGGCCTCGGCGGCTTCGATGCGCATTATCCGGCGCAGCTATCGGGCGGCATGCAGCAGCGCGTCGAGATCGCACGCGCGCTGATCAACCGGCCGCGCGTGCTGCTGATGGACGAGCCATTCGGCGCGCTCGACGCGCAAACGCGCCGCATGATGCAGACGCTGCTGCTCGATATCTGGGCGAAGGTACGCACCACTGTCGTGTTCGTCACACACGATATCGAAGAAGCGCTGTTTCTCGCCGACCGCATCCTGATGTTGTCGCAGCGCCCGGCACGCGTGATCGCGGATATTCCTGTGCCGTTGCCGCGCCCGCGCCGCGACGACACGACGCTCGACCCCGCCTTCATCGATATCAAGCGCCAATGCCTTGCACTGCTGCGTGAGACGGCATGACGCCGCGCAACTTCACACTTTGATCGTCCATGACCGACCCGACCATTCTGACCTACGATCCCCAATCACTCGCGCCGGAAGCGGTGGCGCTGCTGCCGCGTCTCGCGGATGCCGATGCCGTCGTGCGACGCATTGCGCTGCTCGAACTCGCCGACCTCGAAGATCCCGACGCGCTGCAACCCATAGTCGCCGCGCTGAAGCACGACGAATCCGCCGACGTGCGCAGCGAAGCGGCGCGCGTGCTGGGCGCATGGGAGCAACGGGACATCGTCGCGGCGTTGTGCGAGGCGTTGACCGACGCAGCACGCGATGTGCGCGAAGTCGCTGCGTCGAGTCTGTCGGCATTG
Coding sequences within:
- a CDS encoding ABC transporter ATP-binding protein; this encodes MNSVAIEAATTAASINVRGLAVEVGPPHARIATLDGLDVDIAPGQFVCVLGPSGCGKSTLLGAIAGHIAATQGTIAVDDETVDRPHPERGLVFQQHTLFPWKRVIDNVAFGLKMKGLGASERRRQAAELLELVGLGGFDAHYPAQLSGGMQQRVEIARALINRPRVLLMDEPFGALDAQTRRMMQTLLLDIWAKVRTTVVFVTHDIEEALFLADRILMLSQRPARVIADIPVPLPRPRRDDTTLDPAFIDIKRQCLALLRETA